Proteins from a genomic interval of Brucella intermedia LMG 3301:
- the msrB gene encoding peptide-methionine (R)-S-oxide reductase MsrB: MTYSKNPEAIARLTPEQYRVTQESGTERPGTGEYLYNKEPGIYVDIVSGEPLFASADKYESHCGWPSFTKPIEPANVAELTDVSHGMVRTEVRSAHGDSHLGHVFPDGPVDRGGLRYCINSASLRFIPKDRMEAEGYGQYLDQVEDIG; the protein is encoded by the coding sequence ATGACCTACAGCAAGAACCCGGAAGCGATTGCCAGGCTCACGCCGGAGCAATATCGCGTCACGCAGGAAAGCGGCACCGAGCGCCCTGGAACCGGCGAATATCTCTATAACAAGGAGCCGGGAATCTATGTCGACATCGTTTCGGGCGAACCGCTTTTCGCCTCTGCCGACAAATACGAGTCCCATTGCGGCTGGCCCAGCTTCACAAAGCCCATCGAACCCGCCAATGTCGCGGAACTGACCGATGTTTCGCATGGCATGGTGCGGACGGAAGTGCGTTCGGCCCATGGCGACAGCCATCTGGGGCATGTCTTTCCTGACGGCCCGGTCGATCGCGGCGGGCTTCGCTACTGCATCAATTCCGCATCGCTGCGCTTCATTCCGAAGGACCGGATGGAAGCTGAAGGATATGGCCAGTATCTCGATCAGGTCGAAGATATCGGCTGA
- a CDS encoding Crp/Fnr family transcriptional regulator has protein sequence MVVNADEAKSLRHFLESAPIGAVFEESDLSVLAALPMASKTYAAHTVVSSQGDWANSVHIIKSGWGCIYRDLPDGDRQILDFPMKGDFLGFRTGLGFNYYTLISVTELSVLEISLDHLTESLLKSPRLAMTFMELMARQRAILIEHLISIGRRSALVRIAHLLLELGHRARINGTGDENSFFCPLTQSELADALGLTPIHINRMLRELREDELLVFRNNEVEFLNRSALVHISSFDEHYLTMEIFPRVRISR, from the coding sequence ATGGTGGTAAATGCCGACGAAGCAAAATCGCTGCGCCATTTTCTGGAAAGCGCGCCCATAGGCGCGGTTTTTGAAGAAAGCGATCTCAGCGTGCTCGCCGCCCTGCCCATGGCTTCCAAGACCTATGCCGCCCACACCGTGGTAAGCAGCCAGGGAGACTGGGCCAATTCGGTCCATATCATAAAGAGCGGCTGGGGCTGTATCTATCGCGATCTTCCCGATGGCGACCGCCAGATACTCGACTTTCCCATGAAAGGCGATTTTCTCGGTTTCCGCACCGGGCTCGGTTTCAACTATTACACGCTCATTTCGGTTACGGAGCTTTCCGTTCTCGAAATCTCGCTGGACCATCTCACCGAAAGCCTGCTGAAGTCGCCCCGCCTCGCCATGACGTTCATGGAACTGATGGCCCGGCAGCGTGCGATCCTGATCGAACATCTCATCAGCATCGGCCGCCGCAGCGCACTTGTTCGCATCGCCCATCTTCTGCTGGAACTCGGCCACCGGGCGCGCATCAACGGCACGGGCGACGAGAACAGCTTCTTTTGCCCGCTGACCCAGAGCGAACTTGCCGATGCGCTCGGGCTGACGCCGATCCATATCAACCGCATGCTGCGCGAACTTCGCGAAGACGAACTTCTGGTGTTCCGCAACAATGAGGTGGAGTTCCTCAACCGGTCCGCCCTCGTCCATATTTCCAGTTTCGACGAGCACTATCTGACCATGGAAATTTTTCCCCGCGTCCGGATCAGCCGGTAG
- a CDS encoding response regulator transcription factor, protein MNISPKFSNRTTEIKNNGFGATRDASFKPELPSDSVLPLLVIIDNRALDRECLAHGLTNHSIEMSIATFSSFEQWQHQRRGRTAGAVLFNIGGQKVSDPAVGNYLNRIVTDCAPAPVILLADKEEISQVLKALDHGVKGYIPTSVNVNVCVEALRLAMAGGTFVPASSVLALRHATDPNSQRLQPLGGMFTQRQAEVVNALRRGKANKIIAYELKLRESTVKVHIRNIMKKLKASNRTEVACIINELFPSETSFSDLQ, encoded by the coding sequence ATGAACATTTCACCAAAATTCAGCAACAGAACCACTGAAATAAAGAATAATGGCTTCGGAGCGACAAGAGATGCTTCCTTCAAGCCTGAACTGCCCAGTGACAGCGTGTTGCCGTTGCTGGTTATCATAGACAATCGTGCGCTGGATCGCGAGTGCCTGGCACACGGATTGACCAATCACAGTATCGAAATGTCGATTGCCACATTCAGCTCGTTCGAGCAGTGGCAGCATCAGCGTCGGGGCCGCACGGCGGGCGCGGTGCTTTTCAATATCGGCGGCCAGAAGGTTTCCGACCCGGCGGTCGGCAATTATCTCAATCGCATCGTTACGGACTGCGCCCCGGCGCCCGTCATTCTTCTGGCCGACAAGGAAGAAATCTCGCAGGTCCTCAAGGCGCTCGACCATGGAGTGAAGGGTTATATCCCCACCTCGGTCAATGTGAATGTCTGCGTCGAAGCATTGCGGCTTGCCATGGCGGGAGGAACCTTCGTTCCGGCCAGCAGCGTGCTCGCCCTGCGGCATGCCACCGATCCGAATTCGCAGCGCCTGCAGCCTCTCGGCGGAATGTTCACCCAGCGCCAGGCCGAAGTGGTCAATGCGCTGCGCCGGGGCAAGGCGAACAAGATCATCGCCTATGAACTGAAACTGCGGGAAAGCACCGTGAAGGTTCATATCCGCAACATCATGAAGAAGCTGAAGGCATCCAACCGCACCGAGGTGGCTTGCATCATCAATGAGCTGTTCCCGTCGGAAACATCGTTTTCCGACCTGCAATAG